Genomic window (Candidatus Methylomirabilota bacterium):
TCCTGCCGAAGGACCAGCTCAAGCCGCTCGACGCCCTCATCGAGAAAGTCGCCCCCGCTCTCCGCAAGGCGTAGGCGTGAAGGGCTTCGCCGACTTCGAGCAGTACGACGCCCTCGGCCTGGCGGATCAGGTCAAGCGCGGCAAGGTCTCGCCCACCGAGCTGCTCGAGGCCGCCATCGAGCGCGTCGAGGCCCGCAACGGCGCGGTCAACGCCGTGACCATGAAGCTCTACGACTACGGGCGCAAGGCCATCGCCGACGGCCTGCCCGACGGCCCGTTCACCGGCGTGCCGTTTCTCCTCAAGGACCTGACGGCTTCGCTGGCGGGCGTCAAGATGACGCGCGGCTCGAAGTTCTTCGCCGACACGCCGCCGCCCACGGCCGACAGCGAGCACGTCAAGCGTCTCAAGCGGACGGGCCTGGTCATCTTCGGCCGCACCAATACCTGCGAGCTCGGGCTGTCGCTGACCTGCGAACCGCAGCTCTACGGCCCGACCAAGAGCCCGTGGGATGTGTCGCGCATCTCCGGCGGATCGTCCGGCGGCGCGGCGGCGTCAGTCGGCGCGCGCATGCTGCCGATGGCGCACGCCTCCGACGGCTTCGGGTCCATCCGGGCCCCCGCGGCCTGCTGCGGCATCGTCGGGCTCAAGCCCACGCGCGGGCGCAATACCTTCGCTCCCTATACGGGCGAGGGGCTGGGCGGCTGCTCGACCGAGCACGCGGTGACGCTCACGGTGCGCGACACCGCGGCGCTCCTCGACGCGACGGCCGGCGCGGGGCCCGGCGATCCCTATGTCGCGCCGCCTGTGTCGCGTCCCTTTCTAGTAGAGGTCGAGGCGGAGCGCAGGCCGCTGCGCATTGCCTACACGACCGCGGCGCCCAACGGCGCTCCCGTGGATACCGAGTATCTGAAAGCCCTCGCCGAGACCGTCGTGCTCTGCAAGGACCTGGGCCACAAGGTCCAGGAAGCCGATCCCGAGATCGACCGCGCCGCCGTGGTCCCGACCTTCCTGACGCTGGCCGCCGCCAACATGGTGGTGGCCCTCGCGAGCCATCCGACGGCGGGGCGCCCGGCGCGCAAGGGCGAAGTCGAGAACGTCACGTGGGGCACGGCGCAGAAGGGCGAGCGGATCGCCGCCGCCGACTACGTGCGC
Coding sequences:
- a CDS encoding amidase encodes the protein MKGFADFEQYDALGLADQVKRGKVSPTELLEAAIERVEARNGAVNAVTMKLYDYGRKAIADGLPDGPFTGVPFLLKDLTASLAGVKMTRGSKFFADTPPPTADSEHVKRLKRTGLVIFGRTNTCELGLSLTCEPQLYGPTKSPWDVSRISGGSSGGAAASVGARMLPMAHASDGFGSIRAPAACCGIVGLKPTRGRNTFAPYTGEGLGGCSTEHAVTLTVRDTAALLDATAGAGPGDPYVAPPVSRPFLVEVEAERRPLRIAYTTAAPNGAPVDTEYLKALAETVVLCKDLGHKVQEADPEIDRAAVVPTFLTLAAANMVVALASHPTAGRPARKGEVENVTWGTAQKGERIAAADYVRATQTMHRLGRQMAAFHAGYDVLLTPGLGTLPPKLGWIDMMLEDVDEYWRRVFTFSPFTVWFNLTGQPALMLPLGRTASGFPVAVQLAGRYGEEGTILSLGAQLEKARPWFDQKPPIAC